The Prosthecobacter dejongeii genome contains a region encoding:
- a CDS encoding ubiquinone/menaquinone biosynthesis methyltransferase has translation MQDAGYVKKAFAGIARRYMLANHVLSLGIDVLWRQKTARFVAAAHPKLILDLATGSGDLAREVQKHCPQAKVLGADFSLPMMREAQAHQFHQLVAADGTQLPFQNGAFDALTVAFGLRNMASWPGALGEMSRVLQAQGRLYVLDFSLPTLPIVRPLYLFYLKKIMPRIAGWITGERAAYEYLCSSVERFPSGAAMEQMIREAGFQAVSSHRLSFGIASLYIGSKTA, from the coding sequence ATGCAGGACGCTGGTTATGTTAAAAAAGCCTTCGCAGGCATTGCCCGGCGTTACATGCTGGCCAATCACGTGCTCAGTCTCGGCATTGATGTACTCTGGCGACAAAAGACCGCCCGCTTCGTCGCCGCAGCTCACCCGAAGCTCATCCTAGATCTAGCCACCGGCAGTGGCGACCTAGCCCGCGAAGTCCAAAAGCACTGCCCCCAAGCAAAGGTGTTGGGGGCAGATTTTTCCCTGCCCATGATGAGGGAAGCCCAGGCTCACCAGTTCCACCAGCTCGTCGCCGCAGATGGTACCCAATTACCTTTCCAAAACGGCGCTTTTGATGCACTCACCGTGGCCTTTGGCCTTCGTAATATGGCCTCTTGGCCAGGAGCTCTGGGTGAGATGAGCCGCGTGCTACAGGCCCAGGGTCGGCTATACGTCCTGGATTTCTCCCTCCCCACCCTCCCCATCGTTCGCCCACTTTACCTCTTTTATCTCAAAAAGATCATGCCCAGGATCGCTGGCTGGATCACTGGAGAACGCGCCGCCTACGAATACTTGTGCAGCTCGGTCGAGCGCTTTCCTTCCGGCGCAGCCATGGAACAAATGATCCGCGAAGCGGGCTTTCAAGCCGTCAGCTCCCACCGCCTTTCCTTTGGCATCGCCTCCCTCTACATCGGCTCCAAAACAGCGTGA